Proteins from one Ficedula albicollis isolate OC2 chromosome 3, FicAlb1.5, whole genome shotgun sequence genomic window:
- the LOC101810863 gene encoding serine/arginine repetitive matrix protein 5-like has protein sequence MASEDDLEESGTSSPASSTSQVSQAARPGASENLRCPICRAPMNDQASASWRRHPFCFYCTVEWFHRRVDGLICQSLFQHAFHTVGDSNSEVQPIGESTSSASHTLGVRAGSRSAERCQHHSSGRQHRKSPSRSCGGSHGGSCRGSRGRAQGKSRSRCPRRHHDGRARAQQAQGSSHSSSRRRQSRAQNTARDKGQAPRTKRHVRALSRRRKRHQQEYQVSFIEPRAVRSRSRQRSRGSSSRTLREYLRKMERDEGRALRHDCYMRASSGRSRRQQQRQQVSYREPQVARSRTPRRFRSTMPLKENPRRMEYYERQPLRIEHALPRRSERLQQGRQVPFIKPQVTSQPRGRSRNTQHQTQQEDRRRMERDEGRAPRPEGDIPSSPEWSEHRQQGRRISFTEP, from the coding sequence ATGGCCTCAGAGGATGACTTGGAAGAAAGTGGCACCTCTTCCCCTGCTAGCAGCACCAGCCAGGTGTCCCAGGCTGCACGTCCAGGTGCTTCAGAGAACCTAAGGTGCCCAATCTGCCGGGCTCCCATGAATGACCAAGCCTCTGCGAGCTGGCGTCGGCACCCTTTCTGTTTTTACTGCACGGTGGAGTGGTTCCACAGAAGAGTGGACGGCCTGATATGCCAGTCACTCTTCCAACACGCATTCCACACAGTGGGAGACAGTAACTCTGAGGTGCAGCCCATCGGGGAgtccaccagctctgccagccatACTCTAGGAGTGCGAGCTGGGTCCCGCTCTGCAGAGAGATGTCAGCATCATTCCTCAGGACGCCAGCACCGCAAGTCTCCCAGCAGAAGCTGTGGTGGCAGCCATGGCGGCAGCTGTAGGGGCAGCCGTGGCAGGGCCCAAGGGAAGAGCCGAAGCAGGTGTCCAAGGAGGCATCACGATGGCCGcgccagggcacagcaggccCAGGGCTCCAGCCACTCAAGCAGCAGGAGAcggcagagcagggctcagaaCACTGCTCGTGACAAGGGCCAAGCTCCAAGGACCAAACGGCACGTCCGTGCCCTCTCAAGGAGGCGCAAGCGCCATCAGCAAGAATACCAGGTCTCCTTCATAGAACCGAGGGCAGTAAGGAGCCGATCCCGGCAGAGGTCACGCGGCTCCAGCAGCCGAACACTGAGGGAGTATCTAAGGAAGATGGAACGTGATGAGGGACGAGCTCTAAGGCATGACTGCTACATGCGTGCCTCTTCAGGGAGGAGCAGGCGCCAACAGCAGCGGCAACAGGTTTCTTACAGAGAACCGCAGGTGGCAAGGAGCCGAACCCCAAGGAGGTTCCGCAGCACAATGCCCCTGAAGGAGAATCCAAGGAGGATGGAATACTATGAACGACAGCCTTTAAGGATTGAACATGCCTTGCCAAGGAGGAGTGAGCGCCTTCAGCAAGGACGCCAAGTTCCTTTCATCAAACCGCAGGTGACGAGCCAACCCCGGGGGAGGTCCCGCAACACACAGCACCAAACACAGCAGGAGGATCGAAGGAGGATGGAACGTGACGAGGGACGAGCTCCAAGACCCGAAGGAGACATCCCGAGCTCCCCAGAGTGGAGTGAGCACCGCCAGCAGGGGCGCCGGATTTCTTTCACTGAACCATAG